The following are encoded in a window of Alosa sapidissima isolate fAloSap1 chromosome 10, fAloSap1.pri, whole genome shotgun sequence genomic DNA:
- the LOC121720337 gene encoding zinc finger protein 862-like: protein MGVHRGVIALLKRDVGNHVIPIHGMPHRLELAILNLQRKDAMVTKVYNLLHLVWKTYHFSPKSRRELNTIGEELGVGICTPSSVKGTRWIPHVHRALNVLLCAGRGGNLATDSGQYAAIHHHMEHLASSAANADIQGRAKKIRKEMHEVNFCAFSHFLADVFHELASLSCILQRNDLILPQAVSENRKTVMVLQAMQGTPKRGGMLCQFLASLPGPQMEEVTFQGVPLSGDVTGNLGNQKLKKNMTAVIAITVEALNTRFGSLINAETQDYSVVNCFTIFNHDTWPENSDELLNYGSDKVEALVEHFSDVLTSFGCQLEAIQEEWQSVKTLISHTFQDKSYSSLWQMLLTKEPYKTDYKNLLHLVEILLILPISAAQCERGFSAQKRIKSKSSLRSSLHVSTTEDLIRISTEGPSLERFDPTKCAENWLSAGKRSRRPGYKAWPSDSDMIFISDEM, encoded by the exons ATGGGTGTCCATAGGGGAGTAATTGCCTTACTCAAGAGGGATGTGGGAAACCATGTTATCCCTATCCACGGCATGCCACACAG GTTGGAGTTGGCCATTCTGAATTTACAGCGCAAGGATGCAATGGTCACAAAAGTATACAACCTTCTCCATCTTGTGTGGAAGACCTACCACTTCAGCCCTAAATCCAGGCGTGAGCTGAATACAATTGGGGAGGAGCTTGGAGTGGGGATCTGCACTCCTTCAAGTGTAAAAGGAACAAGGTGGATTCCCCATGTCCACAGAGCACTTAATGTGCTCCTTTGTGCTGGAAGAGGTGGGAATCTGGCAACTGACAGTGGTCAGTATGCCGCCATTCACCACCACATGGAACACCTTGCCTCATCTGCAGCCAATGCAGACATACAAGGTCGTGCTAAAAAG ATTAGGAAGGAAATGCATGAAGTTAACTTCTGTGCATTTAGCCATTTCCTGGCTGATGTTTTTCATGAGCTGGCCTCACTCAGCTGCATCCTTCAGAGGAATGATCTCATTCTACCTCAAgcagtttcagaaaataggAAGACAGTCATGGTACTGCAGGCTATGCAGGGAACCCCTAAGAGAGGTGGCATGCTATGCCAGTTTTTGGCTTCTCTTCCAGGACCGCAAATGGAAGAAGTCACATTTCAG GGTGTGCCACTCTCTGGTGATGTGACGGGTAACTTAGGCAATcagaaactaaaaaaaaacatgactgcTGTGATTGCCATCACTGTGGAAGCCCTGAATACTCGCTTTGGTAGTCTGATCAATGCGGAAACCCAAGACTACTCTGTGGTAAATTGTTTCACAATTTTCAACCATGACACATGGCCTGAAAATAGTGATGAGCTCCTCAACTATGGATCTGACAAGGTGGAAGCCCTCGTGGAACACTTTAGTGATGTGCTTACTAG CTTTGGATGCCAGCTTGAAGCTATACAAGAGGAATGGCAGAGTGTTAAGACACTCATAAGCCACACATTTCAGGACAAGTCCTACAGCAGCTTATGGCAAATGCTTTTGACTAAAGAGCCATATAAAACAGACTACAAG AACCTCCTGCACCTAGTTGAGATCCTATTGATTCTGCCCATTTCTGCTGCGCAGTGTGAGCGCGGTTTCTCAGCACAAAAGCGCATCAAGAGCAAGAGCTCTTTAAGAAGTAGTTTGCATGTATCTACTACTGAGGACCTGATTCGGATCAGCACAGAGGGACCCTCCCTGGAACGTTTTGATCCTACAAAATGTGCTGAAAATTGGCTGTCTGCTGGAAAGAGGTCAAGGCGACCAGGCTACAAAGCTTGGCCAAGTGACTCAGACATGATCTTCATTTCAGAtgaaatgtga